Proteins from one Chitinophaga oryzae genomic window:
- a CDS encoding heme-binding domain-containing protein produces the protein MKNKKTKVILVVFTVLLLVQFVRPNISNQYPSTPPETFPNDVAAILQRSCYDCHSNTVHLRWFDRITPVNWLVADHVKRGRSVLNFSLWDKMEKPEQAAKLWESVNQAIAGVMPLESYTSLHPEAKITAGDLQVLKKYVITLAPKQRPDTAKNKTQENQYSQWVASAKNTPAKLPEAPNGVQYIPEYKDWTPISTTLRVDNGTIRIIYGNDIAVKAIRQHQTNPWPNGSILAKVAWDQLTTAAGNITAGAFKQVEYMIKDKEKYASTEGWGWARFKTPALKPYGANALFTTECINCHRPVKNNDFVFTAPIQH, from the coding sequence ATGAAAAACAAAAAAACGAAGGTAATCCTGGTGGTCTTCACTGTTTTGCTGCTCGTGCAATTTGTCAGGCCCAACATCAGCAACCAGTATCCTTCCACGCCGCCGGAAACCTTTCCGAATGACGTAGCGGCCATCCTGCAACGGTCCTGCTATGACTGTCACTCCAATACCGTTCATCTCCGCTGGTTCGATCGTATCACGCCTGTCAACTGGCTGGTAGCAGATCACGTAAAACGTGGCAGGAGCGTTTTAAACTTCTCCCTGTGGGATAAAATGGAAAAGCCGGAACAGGCAGCTAAACTCTGGGAATCGGTAAACCAGGCGATTGCCGGGGTGATGCCCCTGGAAAGCTATACCTCTCTGCATCCTGAAGCAAAAATCACGGCCGGCGATCTGCAGGTCCTTAAAAAATACGTCATTACGCTTGCTCCCAAACAACGGCCGGACACCGCTAAAAACAAAACACAGGAAAATCAATACTCCCAATGGGTTGCTTCCGCAAAAAATACCCCGGCGAAACTGCCGGAAGCGCCTAACGGCGTACAGTACATCCCTGAATACAAGGACTGGACGCCCATCAGCACCACCCTCCGGGTGGATAACGGCACCATCAGGATCATTTACGGGAACGATATCGCCGTGAAAGCCATCCGGCAGCATCAAACCAACCCATGGCCCAACGGCAGCATCCTCGCCAAAGTAGCGTGGGACCAGTTGACTACAGCAGCAGGAAACATCACCGCCGGCGCGTTTAAACAGGTGGAATACATGATAAAAGACAAGGAAAAATACGCATCGACGGAAGGCTGGGGATGGGCGCGGTTCAAAACGCCCGCGTTGAAACCTTACGGCGCCAACGCCCTTTTTACGACTGAATGTATCAACTGCCACCGTCCCGTTAAAAACAATGACTTCGTTTTCACCGCACCCATCCAACATTAA